In the genome of Verrucomicrobiia bacterium, the window AATCTGCGCCCTGGCCATCGTGGCCACACCACCGCCACCGAGCCGGATAAAATCGCCCGCGACAATGATAGCCCCATCGGGTTGGACCGCCAGGGCCCGCACGCGGGCACTGGCACCAGGGTCGAAACCGCCATCGAGGCTGCCGTCCGGATTGAGCCGGCCAATGCAGGAGCGAGGGACTCCTGCAACATTGCCAAAATCGCCTCCGATAATGAGCTTTCCGTCCCCTTGTATGGCCGTTACCAAAATGGGAAAGTCGGCCTCAGGATCAAATCCGTCTATTGCGCTTTGGCCGCGCGCCCAGCCGGATGCAAGAATGACCAGAAGGATGCTCATCCTGATGAGAGACTCCTTGCGTCTTCTCCTACAAAGGTTTGGAACCGGCCTTCTCATTTGCTCTCCCCCGTCGGCAGGGTGAAATCGGGGCTTTGCACATGGCGGATATAGGCCTCCGCCTGTGGATGGCCGCTTTCGATGCCGCGCATTCGGGTAACCAGTTGCTGGAGGGCGTAAAACTTGTCCGGCGCCTGGCTGGCGTGGGCATAACAGGCGGAGCGTTTTCGCGATTCGGTCGAGGTGATATCCACGTAATGGGTGGGGGAAAACTGGACGGTATCCTCCCCGTTTGAAACCTCGTAATAGTACAGGGCGAACTTTTTGCCCATCCGCAACCAGGCCTCATAGACCAGGATGGAGATAGCACGGTGGTCCGGGTGGTTGTCGATGGGCCAATGGGTGAAGACCACATCGGGCTGTTCAGCTTCCAAAAGCCGATGGAACTCTTCGTAATGGGCGGGATCAACGATGGCTTTGCCGTCAATTTGCCCCGCAAACACAGGACGCGCCTTGAGGATTGCACAGGCCTTTTTGGCTTCAGCGACCCGGACCGGAGCGGGGTCATAGGAGGGTTTATCGGTCCACTCGCCCCGATTGAGATAGAGCAAGACCACCTCGTGGCCCATGTCGCTGTAATGGGCGACTGTTCCGCCGCAGGCGTATTCGGGGTCGCCTGGGTGGCCGCCGGTGACGACGACTTTGATTTTGGATTTGGCTGAGTGGCTTGCCGGGGCGGCGCCGGTTTGGCCCAGAGGCAACGCCGCAACGACAGCAGTTCCGAGTAAACTGGCCTGGCTTAACATGTCCCGGCGCGTGATTGGTTTCACTTGCTGGTCCTGGATGAGTTTCCCAGAGTATGCGACGCGGCAGTGCTGACATCAATTGTTTAATGGGTGTCGAGCATTGTGGCAGGGCCAATGACAAGGTCCGTTCCAAACCTTTGGAGGAGACGATGTAAGGAGTCTCCTACACTCAGGAATGGCCGCTCGTTGCTTCGACTCTGTCATTAGCCCCGAGCATTGTGGTCAATTAGGCCAATTTGACAACTCTGGTGCGCCTTCGGACCATGCTGGGAACCCTCGCCATTTCTCTAGCTGTGGTGGCGCCGTCCGTGGGCGAAGCTGTTGCAAACTCAAATCTTCCGGCCCGTTCCCGCAACCGGATAGGCATGTTCGAGACAGGTCAGCGCATAGAGCATCAGGTAAGCGATAAAGAAAAAGGTGGCGAAGAGGGCTGGAAAGGCAAAGGAATTGGGATGCGCCAGCGGGTCGGCAGCCCAACGGCCAATGCTTTGCCCCAGGGCCAAAGGTTTGAAGAGCACATCCCAACTGTTGAACCGCAGGAAGCGGCCCAGGTATATGCCCACCCCGCTCAGGAGGGCCACTCCGCCAATGAACAGCCAACTGGCCGCCCGGCCCAGCATTCGCCGCACAATGGCCTGCATCAGGAATAACGAGAGAAAGCCCAGCACCAGGCCTGTCAGCGCGCAGAGCAGAATTAAAACCAGGTCCACCCAAAAATGGCCGTAAAAGCGCGTCGTCAGGTGGATGATGTCCGTGAAAATGTACGGCGCGTTGGGGAAAAAGAGAAGCCAAGCCACTGCCAGGAGACGAAACCTCCAGCTTTGAGACCCTGTCCGGCTGTATTCGTCGCAGGCGAGCAAAGCAAAAACCAGGGGCAGCCAAGCCAGGCACAGGTTCCAGGCTAAAAACCCGTAGCGGGCGTGGCCTGTCCAGATCATTCGCGCCGCAACCAGCCCAAGGCTGACAGCCGACGCAAATAGCAAGGCCAGCATCGGCATGGCCGTTTCCCGTTTGAACGCCAATTTGAGAAGTCTCATAATCCTTCGTTTACTTTAGACCCTGAAAACATAGCGCAACACTCAAGCCGATTCACCAACCGAAGCTTCGCTTCTTCCTTGCTTGTGCTTCAGACCAGCCTCAGGCGCTTGTTCAAAAAGCCGCGAGCCTCTCCCGAGCTTCTCCCGGGGCATCTGCTCGAGGCCCTTTGTCCGCCAACTCAGCCAACCAATGCTCGACAGCGGCTATCACCGTATCCGGAGTGGAGGTTCCGGCTGTGATCCCAACTCTTCCAACGCCCGCGAACCATTCGGGCCGCAAGTCCTCGGCCTGCTGCACGTGATGAACATGGGCGCAGTAACGAGCGCAGGTTTTCACCAGTTCATGCGTGTTATTGCTGTGCGCCCCTCCGATCACCACCACAACATCCGATTGCTGCGCCAGTTCGATTGCCGCGTCCTGGCGCTGTTTCGTGGGTTGGCAGACGGTATCCACAAAACGCACCTCCGCCGCGGGGAACCGCCAGCGAATCAGGCCGACCAGATACCGCACCCGGTCGATGGGCTGGGTCGTCTGGGCGGCAACACCAAATCGGGGCCGCTCCTTCAGCTCAAAGACCTCTGCTTCAGTCAGCACCACGTCGAAATCCTGCAGGTCTTCCGTCATCCCACGCACCTCAACGTGGTCCCGCTTGCCGATCAGCACCGGGTGAAAGCCTTCGCTCACCAGTTTTCTCACTG includes:
- a CDS encoding PIG-L family deacetylase, with the translated sequence MKPITRRDMLSQASLLGTAVVAALPLGQTGAAPASHSAKSKIKVVVTGGHPGDPEYACGGTVAHYSDMGHEVVLLYLNRGEWTDKPSYDPAPVRVAEAKKACAILKARPVFAGQIDGKAIVDPAHYEEFHRLLEAEQPDVVFTHWPIDNHPDHRAISILVYEAWLRMGKKFALYYYEVSNGEDTVQFSPTHYVDITSTESRKRSACYAHASQAPDKFYALQQLVTRMRGIESGHPQAEAYIRHVQSPDFTLPTGESK
- a CDS encoding DUF1361 domain-containing protein, translating into MRLLKLAFKRETAMPMLALLFASAVSLGLVAARMIWTGHARYGFLAWNLCLAWLPLVFALLACDEYSRTGSQSWRFRLLAVAWLLFFPNAPYIFTDIIHLTTRFYGHFWVDLVLILLCALTGLVLGFLSLFLMQAIVRRMLGRAASWLFIGGVALLSGVGIYLGRFLRFNSWDVLFKPLALGQSIGRWAADPLAHPNSFAFPALFATFFFIAYLMLYALTCLEHAYPVAGTGRKI
- the ispH gene encoding 4-hydroxy-3-methylbut-2-enyl diphosphate reductase gives rise to the protein MKIIRAEHLGMCFGVRDAISLAQKESEGKPLTILGELVHNESVLAELRARGIRVAPDAMSVDTQAVMITAHGASQKALEGVRQRGLSVMQATCPLVHVAHRAVRKLVSEGFHPVLIGKRDHVEVRGMTEDLQDFDVVLTEAEVFELKERPRFGVAAQTTQPIDRVRYLVGLIRWRFPAAEVRFVDTVCQPTKQRQDAAIELAQQSDVVVVIGGAHSNNTHELVKTCARYCAHVHHVQQAEDLRPEWFAGVGRVGITAGTSTPDTVIAAVEHWLAELADKGPRADAPGEARERLAAF